The proteins below are encoded in one region of Effusibacillus dendaii:
- a CDS encoding YkvA family protein has translation MPDKPNKYQKNEEFVKQNFWPQLKKTAAKIPFVEDAVAMYFCAVDPRTPLWAKMTAFGALAYFISPIVKIKGFGFFLVDRIRKARYYKFVDIN, from the coding sequence ATGCCAGACAAGCCGAATAAATATCAGAAAAACGAGGAATTTGTTAAGCAGAATTTTTGGCCCCAATTAAAAAAGACCGCCGCCAAAATCCCTTTTGTGGAAGATGCAGTAGCCATGTATTTTTGTGCGGTCGATCCGCGCACCCCTCTTTGGGCGAAAATGACCGCTTTTGGAGCGCTGGCTTATTTTATTTCACCGATTGTAAAAATCAAGGGATTCGGATTTTTTCTTGTTGACAGAATCAGAAAGGCAAGATATTATAAATTCGTCGATATTAATTGA
- a CDS encoding pyridoxal-phosphate-dependent aminotransferase family protein — translation MKELQSKGRILLGPGPSMVHPDVLKAMATPLVGHLDPYFFEVMNGTRDMLRSVFGTENEVTIPMSGTGSAGMETVFVNLVEPGDKVVICINGVFGERMKDVAERCGASVEEVTAPWGEPIDPQQVQKVLQQSKNVKLVAIVQAETSTGVRQPLEEISRIVHEHEALFVVDSVTALGGIPVEVDKLQIDACYSGTQKCLSAPPGLSPVTLSPAAVDILRNRKSKVQSWYLDLGMISNYWGEDRFYHHTAPISMVFALYEALRILLAEGLENVYARHAENGKLLQDELQKAGFELLAKEGYRLPQVTSFRLPQGVDDAALRKQLLQQYNIEVAGGLGALKGQIWRVGLMGYSSNLANVRLFMTALQDLLS, via the coding sequence ATGAAAGAATTGCAATCGAAAGGGAGAATCCTGCTGGGACCAGGCCCCAGCATGGTTCATCCGGATGTTCTGAAAGCGATGGCAACACCGCTTGTCGGACATTTGGATCCCTATTTTTTTGAAGTTATGAACGGGACAAGGGATATGCTCCGATCCGTATTTGGCACAGAGAACGAAGTTACGATTCCTATGTCAGGCACCGGCAGTGCCGGAATGGAAACGGTGTTTGTGAATCTCGTGGAACCGGGGGACAAAGTCGTTATCTGCATCAACGGTGTATTCGGCGAGCGGATGAAAGATGTGGCGGAGAGGTGCGGTGCCTCCGTAGAAGAAGTAACCGCCCCTTGGGGGGAACCGATCGATCCGCAGCAAGTCCAGAAAGTGCTTCAGCAATCGAAAAACGTCAAACTGGTTGCGATCGTGCAGGCGGAAACGTCGACAGGTGTCCGTCAGCCGCTGGAGGAGATCAGCCGCATTGTGCATGAGCACGAGGCGTTGTTTGTTGTTGATTCGGTTACGGCATTGGGCGGTATTCCGGTGGAAGTCGATAAATTGCAAATCGACGCTTGTTACTCCGGCACACAAAAATGTTTAAGCGCTCCGCCCGGATTGTCTCCTGTCACACTCAGTCCGGCTGCGGTCGATATATTGCGAAACAGAAAAAGCAAAGTGCAAAGCTGGTATCTTGATTTGGGAATGATTTCGAATTATTGGGGAGAGGACCGGTTCTATCACCATACTGCCCCCATTTCAATGGTATTTGCGCTCTATGAAGCACTCCGTATCCTGTTGGCAGAAGGATTGGAAAACGTTTATGCCCGGCATGCAGAAAATGGCAAGCTGTTGCAGGACGAACTGCAGAAAGCCGGTTTTGAACTGTTGGCGAAAGAAGGGTACCGGCTGCCGCAAGTTACATCGTTCCGGCTGCCGCAGGGAGTGGACGATGCTGCACTCCGCAAGCAGCTTTTGCAACAATACAACATTGAAGTAGCCGGTGGTTTGGGAGCTTTAAAAGGACAAATTTGGCGCGTAGGTCTGATGGGGTATTCGTCA
- a CDS encoding FTR1 family iron permease, which yields MKHTVRFLLAVMFLSIFMAPFSARAASQGTENMKKVEPFVAEALKAAEQGNLSEAQQSYKKFGDQWLQIESTVKDDSRKAYSDIESNMGQVQYAFMQNKQEEVVKALQGLQTVEEDYISGKYPKEQASQLQAQITLSDFVGMLQQARGKVQNHNQQAALSDITKVREAWLSVEGNILVQSAAVYNDSERDLVAINALISAGNYEEADKLIGQMVGYLTPLTEKTGYTMWDAAMIPIREGLEALLVVAALLTFVKKSNSGKGRGWIWSGIATGLAVSAVLAFIVKFVFSSGAFGQNNFLIAGWTGVIAAAMLLYMSYWLHSKSNIAEWNQYMKTKSQKALETGRLLSLGVLSFLAVFREGTETVLFIIGMVNQIGTQQLILGILIGFGILAVIAYLMLYVGIKLPMRPFFLVSSLIVFYLSLKFTGLGIHSLQLAGALPSTISSSLPSIAFLGFYPSWQSAIPQILLLLFALLILLWKKINTRLTPTEETSQAK from the coding sequence TTGAAACATACGGTGCGCTTTCTGTTGGCAGTGATGTTCTTATCTATCTTCATGGCACCGTTTTCCGCAAGAGCTGCCAGTCAGGGAACAGAGAACATGAAAAAAGTGGAGCCATTTGTGGCAGAAGCGCTTAAAGCAGCCGAACAAGGCAATTTGTCAGAAGCACAGCAATCCTATAAAAAATTTGGCGACCAATGGCTGCAAATTGAATCCACTGTAAAGGACGATTCCAGAAAGGCATACAGCGATATCGAGTCAAACATGGGGCAGGTCCAATACGCTTTTATGCAAAACAAGCAGGAAGAAGTGGTCAAAGCGCTGCAAGGTCTGCAAACTGTTGAGGAAGATTACATCAGCGGAAAGTATCCGAAGGAACAAGCAAGCCAACTGCAAGCCCAAATTACGCTGTCCGATTTTGTTGGCATGTTGCAGCAAGCTAGGGGAAAGGTTCAAAACCATAACCAGCAGGCTGCTCTTTCTGATATCACGAAAGTCCGTGAAGCTTGGCTCAGTGTGGAAGGGAATATTCTGGTTCAGTCAGCCGCCGTTTACAACGACTCGGAACGCGACCTGGTCGCCATAAATGCGCTGATTTCCGCAGGCAATTATGAAGAGGCCGACAAACTGATTGGTCAAATGGTTGGATACTTGACGCCGCTTACCGAGAAGACCGGATATACCATGTGGGATGCGGCAATGATCCCGATTCGGGAAGGACTTGAGGCGCTTCTGGTGGTTGCGGCATTGTTGACCTTTGTGAAAAAGTCAAATAGCGGCAAGGGAAGAGGCTGGATTTGGAGTGGGATCGCAACAGGTTTGGCGGTAAGTGCGGTCTTGGCGTTTATTGTAAAATTCGTATTCTCATCCGGCGCTTTTGGTCAAAACAACTTCCTGATCGCAGGCTGGACGGGTGTCATTGCCGCCGCGATGCTGCTTTATATGAGTTACTGGCTGCACAGCAAATCAAACATTGCCGAATGGAACCAATACATGAAGACCAAAAGCCAGAAAGCTTTGGAAACGGGACGCTTACTTTCACTCGGAGTCCTGTCTTTCCTGGCTGTCTTTCGGGAAGGAACGGAAACTGTACTTTTCATTATCGGGATGGTGAATCAGATTGGCACCCAACAATTGATACTGGGAATTTTGATTGGTTTTGGCATCTTGGCGGTGATTGCCTATTTGATGCTGTATGTGGGCATCAAGCTGCCGATGCGTCCATTTTTCCTCGTGTCCAGTTTGATCGTCTTCTATCTGAGTTTGAAATTTACGGGGCTTGGCATTCACAGTTTACAGCTCGCGGGGGCGCTCCCTTCGACAATTTCTTCAAGCCTGCCAAGCATAGCTTTTCTCGGGTTTTATCCGTCTTGGCAAAGCGCCATACCGCAAATCCTATTGCTGCTGTTCGCACTGCTGATCTTGCTCTGGAAAAAGATCAATACCCGCTTAACTCCGACAGAAGAAACAAGTCAAGCAAAATAA